acagcatgcattactcaacttaaaggcggatacatcaaaggtgatagaacaaagtatatttctcccaaattcttcttcactcgtgATCTTTAAAATCAAGAgacaattgatatccaacaaatctgctcaagtgacaatctggcagatttatttacaaagtcactcccaaaaccctcctttgaaaaattggtacatcagattgagATGCGTTGATTTTAagatattaaatgatgtcgataagagagggagactgtactcttttttccttggtcaggttttttcccattggatttttcttgacaaggtttttaatgaggcagtccccatcacaaaggatattgtactctttttccttcactaaagttttttccattgggttttctttagtaaggttttaatgaggcataatcctaaatggtcatctgataaacccatatttcatgagttcttttgtgcctaatttgagtgatttatacaatccttcacctacttattcacattaattgcatggttttactttctcttccttattatgtgatgtaaatgaaaaacatgtttcctaagctttaaaattaattaatttaattacatttatttccattcgatgccgtgattagtgtgttgagtagtttcagattttctaaggcagaatggctaaaaggatggaaaaggaaacatactaaaatggaaggagaaagcaaaacggagctttaaggaaactggtatccacgcgattgcatggatgacgcgatcgcgtgccaagcacgaatcagcagcgacgcggccgcatgattgatgcgaccgcgcgccttaagcagaacgcatatgacgcggtcgcatgactgacgcgaccgcgtggcaaggaaaagctccgaatgacgcgaccgcgtgacccacgcggacgcatgacagaggccacgtatcagaaattacagaatacgcccccagcaatttctgaaaccctttttggcccagatccaagtacagactgcatagaccagaggttataaagtgtgggaatgcacccattcaagagagctcgcatattttattttcaatgatttagatttagttgagagggagatcttctctctctctctctcttaggatttaggatttcttcttgttttaagagtgactctcaatccaggttttatatttctttgttttaaacttccctttcactttatttatttcagtatctgaattggctatttacctttataattgaatctatgaattcttccatgttacagactgttatttgaattaatgataattgaggtattttcagtttatgattgttctctttgatttaaattaccattgcttcccatctaatgacatttttattattccagcaattttaccttttccctttttggtcctggttaagaattcagtaactcaacagtcattagactcaacataactgataatcgttatcttgctaattgagctgaacttaagtaatcccaaccctttcttagaaaataaacaggattcaaaggtcaatttaattagtcccttgactttcctttgctttagtaaaggttgatcaagtggaatttagattcaactttcattatagttgagagagataactaagttggacctctaatttctcttaccttgccaaaagtctgctttacagtatttatttattttaattgccatttactttacttgtcatttaaattacttgcttctcatcttctaaaccccgattacaacctttatagccaataataagaacatacttcctcgcagttccttgagaagacgacccgaggtttgaatactcggttaacaatttctaaaggggtttgttacttgtgacaaccaaaacgtttgtgcgaagggatttttgtcggtttagagactatatctacaacgcaactgtttctatgaatctctttactggtaaaaaccCCAACGCCATCATCCAAGGGAGAGTGTTGTGATAAATATGATGATGTGGATGACCATTCAATACATGGGCGATTGATTTTCCTATGAAAGAGTGAAACTCCCAAGTTAAATTGAGCATTAATGAAGTTTGAAAATTCAAAGCTTCACTcatgtataaatagaggcttaaACCTCAGACAATAACATCAATAACAATTCTTTCTCTCTATTTATATTGTCTATATACAAAacttttcctctttctttctttcatacgttactacatatatatatatatatgaatcatctcttttatattgagatagtaattgtGGTGAATATTACTACTagagttatctaattatattttacattttgtatttgttacctctttcttatttatttatttagttattttacaacaATATTGTGTTAATcacttatttaattttgttaaaaaaaattaattatttaaatataaaaatatgttataaCATGGAATAAAAACTATTTGTGAGTGGGAAAGTAGTCATTATTGACTTCTCTCGAGAAACTACTTGAATTTATATTTTCTAAAAGGGAAAGTATGTGGaaccaatggaatatttgtacgaTACGTACAATGGAAGTttatggagtattagagatataactattagtgttaccttttttcaTTAGCGTAAACttctgggatgagtggtatcatgacctGGTATTAGAGCTTTAGATCCGAAAAGTCAAGAGTTCGATAATTGATGAACTCCAAAATCAGCTTACGCAACGGtaccaatttatttttaaattttattttgtttaatttaaattatattatatccaaattttatttataaattgatCTAATTTAATCTAAATAGTAATAACCTAGCATAATAACAGTTTGTACTTGTGTATGTTCTTAACAACACCAATATAATTCATAATTATAGAAATATATATACaggaagaaaatgaaaaagagacTTAAAATGTTGATGATGTTTCACCTTTTAGCTAACATTTACAAACTCATTATCCAAAGATTTTTCTACTTTTCTCTTACCCTGGATCTTAGAAGACTTATCTAGGCTCAtgctcattgttttttttttgtatatattccGAGCTTGAATACAAGGATCCACTGCTATAAGGTTGATGGAAACTCTCTAAGCTTACCTCATTATGTTGAAAACTTGATGAAGTTGATGGTTCAGATTCAGCAGCAGGGTCCAAACCAATTGAGTGCAATATGATTTCAATCTCTTTCACTACATCACTCATTGGAGGCCTCTCAGCTCCTGATTCTTCAAGGCACATCATTGCAAGATCAACAAACTTGTCGAAACCATTCAGGGCCAAGCCATCTCTGATGGCTCGGTCGATGAGTTCATGCAGGCCATACATGTCCTTAGTCTTGTCAATTGAATTCCTGACCACTTTCACAATGTATTTCCCTCGTTCTATCGGCTTTCTTCTGGTTATCAGCTCTAGCATCAGTACTCCAAACCTATACACATCACTCTTCTCAGTCAACTGCTGACTTATGTAGTATTCCGGATCCAAGTATCCCTGtattaaaattagaatgaaaattaTATTACCTTGTGATACAAGTTTGAGAAACTATAGCACTATACAATCAATCATCAAATGGTATCTGGAAACGATTGGTACCCCTAGAGTTGAGTTGTTTAATTGATTTGTGCTAGTAGGTCGAGTTAATACAAAGGATCGCTTGAGTAACTTCGGCATAATTGCTCAAAATGATAATATGTGTGTGATGTGCAACAAGGAAGTTGAATCTGTCCAACACTTATTTGTTATTTGTGAGTTTGCTTGGCAGGTTTGGTATGCGTGGATTGCTCGGGGTCCATAAGAGAACATTTTGAGAGCTGGAGGACGATGCCTGTGAGAAAAGACGAGCGTAACACATGGTTAGTGGGGTTCTTCTCAGTTATATGGAATATCTGGCTTTGTAAAAATGAATTCATTTTCCAGAATAAGACAACG
The DNA window shown above is from Arachis ipaensis cultivar K30076 chromosome B08, Araip1.1, whole genome shotgun sequence and carries:
- the LOC107610902 gene encoding probable leucine-rich repeat receptor-like protein kinase At5g49770, with product MLHAYDVIYAGKSGIRFGWHRRIKVALGAARGFAYLHEHADPPIIHTDIKSNNILLDEKLDAKVAEFGLSKPILDYGKDHVTTQVKGTMGYLDPEYYISQQLTEKSDVYRFGVLMLELITRRKPIERGKYIVKVVRNSIDKTKDMYGLHELIDRAIRDGLALNGFDKFVDLAMMCLEESGAERPPMSDVVKEIEIILHSIGLDPAAESEPSTSSSFQHNEVSLESFHQPYSSGSLYSSSEYIQKKNNEHEPR